Below is a window of Enterobacter kobei DNA.
CTCGAAAGATAACACCAAAGCGGTGCTGGATGGGCTGGCGGAGGAGTATCCGCGACTGCGGGTGATCCATCTGGCGGAAAACCAGGGTAAAGCGGTGGCGTTGCAGGCAGGAGCGGCGGCGGCAAACAGCGATTTTCTGGTCTGCATTGACGGCGATGCGCTGCTGGATCGTGACGCTGCCGCTTATCTGGTGACGCCGCTGCTGCTCTACCCGCGCGTCGGGGCGGTGACCGGCAACCCACGCATCCGCACCCGCTCCACGCTGATTGGCCGCGTACAGGTCGGGGAGTTCACCTCGATCATTGGGCTGATTAAACGCACGCAGCGTATCTATGGTCAGGTGTTTACCGTATCCGGCGTGATCGCCGCCTTTCGCCGCCGGGCGCTGGCGGAAGTGGGTTACTGGAGCCCGGACATGATCACCGAGGACATCGACATCAGCTGGAAGCTGCAACTGCGTCACTGGTCAGTATTTTTTGAACCGCGTGCGCTGTGCTGGATCCTGATGCCGGAGACGCTGAAAGGCCTGTGGAAGCAACGTCTGCGCTGGGCGCAGGGCGGCGCAGAGGTGTTTATCGTCAACATGCGTCGCCTGTGGGCCTGGGAGTATCGTCGCATGTGGCCGCTGTTTCTGGAGTTTTGCTTATCGACGATTTGGGCCTTCGCCTATGCGATCAGCATTTTGTTGTTCCTCTTCGGCATGGTGCTGCCTATGCCGGATTCCTTGCATGTTCAACATCTTTTTCCGCCAGCCTTTACCGGGCTGATGCTCGGCGTGGTGTGTCTGCTGCAGTTTATGGTCAGTCTGCTGATCGAACGGCGTTACGAAAAGGGCATTGCGGCGTCGCTGTTCTGGATCATCTGGTTCCCGGTGGTCTACTGGATGTTGAGTTTGTTTACAACCCTGGTGGCTTTCCCGAAGGTCATGCTCGCGCGTAAGCGCAGCAGGGCACGCTGGGTCAGCCCCGATCGCGGTATCGGGAGAATCGAACCATGAATCAACCACTGATTTTTACTGAGCAACGGGTCTTTCCCCGCGTGATGGACGCCGTACTGACGCTGGTGGCCTGGCTGGGCTTTTCCTATCTGATCTACGCCGGGCTGATGGTTGCGCTTGCTGAATCGCCCTATAGCGGGGTGCGGCCATTTTACAGTACCTACGCGACGATAATGCTGTACATGGCGGTGGCGCTGCTCATCGGCGCGGTACTGATAGGCTGGGCGAAATACAACCAGCACCGGTTCCGGGTTGAGCGCCGTCGTCGCCGTCCGGGGCTGGAAAAGCACGAAGTGGCCGCCAGTTTTTCCATTACCCCGGAACTGGCACTGGAGATGAGTAAAGCGCGGGTACTGACGCTGGCCCATTACGACAGTGGCGCGATTGACCGGGTGTACATGGCGAAGCTGCTGGCGGACGAGCCGGAGTATGAGGTTCGGCGGTAGCGCGTGGCATGATGCCGGGTGGCGGCTGCGCCTTACCCGGCCTGTAAATCTGCCTAAACCGTAGTCCCGGCAAGCGTGCGCCGCCGGGCGAGACGCTGCTGTCAGACCGTCTGGCGTTTTTCGCGGCGGCGGTACAATGTACTGCGGGAGATACCTAATTTTCTGGCGGCGAGGCTCATATTGCCCTGCGCTTCGGCAA
It encodes the following:
- the pgaD gene encoding poly-beta-1,6-N-acetyl-D-glucosamine biosynthesis protein PgaD, coding for MNQPLIFTEQRVFPRVMDAVLTLVAWLGFSYLIYAGLMVALAESPYSGVRPFYSTYATIMLYMAVALLIGAVLIGWAKYNQHRFRVERRRRRPGLEKHEVAASFSITPELALEMSKARVLTLAHYDSGAIDRVYMAKLLADEPEYEVRR
- the pgaC gene encoding poly-beta-1,6-N-acetyl-D-glucosamine synthase; the protein is MTDRIVAFLILCLMFSFPLGVAAIFTGEVILNFVFFWPLFMSALWISGGLYFWFYRERHWPWGKGTPAPELPGNPLISILIPCYNEGLNARETIEAALAQRYQNIEVIAINDGSKDNTKAVLDGLAEEYPRLRVIHLAENQGKAVALQAGAAAANSDFLVCIDGDALLDRDAAAYLVTPLLLYPRVGAVTGNPRIRTRSTLIGRVQVGEFTSIIGLIKRTQRIYGQVFTVSGVIAAFRRRALAEVGYWSPDMITEDIDISWKLQLRHWSVFFEPRALCWILMPETLKGLWKQRLRWAQGGAEVFIVNMRRLWAWEYRRMWPLFLEFCLSTIWAFAYAISILLFLFGMVLPMPDSLHVQHLFPPAFTGLMLGVVCLLQFMVSLLIERRYEKGIAASLFWIIWFPVVYWMLSLFTTLVAFPKVMLARKRSRARWVSPDRGIGRIEP